The following are encoded in a window of Pectinophora gossypiella chromosome 24, ilPecGoss1.1, whole genome shotgun sequence genomic DNA:
- the LOC126377915 gene encoding protein lethal(2)essential for life-like → MSLIPFLFEELERPRRLMDQHFGLGLTPDDLLSVVAGPMVNREYYRPWRHMAAAARDLGSSIKSDKDKFQVNLDVQHFAPDEICVKTVDGFIVVEGKHEEKKDSHGYISRQFTRRYSLPEECPPENVESRLSSDGVLSIIATRKVPLAVQGERKIPVTQTGPVRKEVKDQANGDKADQ, encoded by the coding sequence ATGTCGTTGATTCCGTTCCTTTTCGAAGAGTTGGAGCGTCCTCGCCGCTTGATGGACCAACATTTCGGCTTGGGGTTGACTCCTGATGACTTGCTGTCCGTCGTAGCCGGTCCTATGGTGAACCGTGAGTACTACCGGCCTTGGCGTCACATGGCGGCGGCTGCGAGAGACCTGGGATCAAGTATCAAGTCTGATAAAGACAAGTTTCAAGTCAACTTGGATGTCCAGCACTTCGCGCCCGATGAGATCTGTGTGAAAACTGTGGACGGGTTTATCGTCGTTGAGGGGAAACATGAGGAGAAAAAGGATTCGCACGGGTATATTTCCCGTCAGTTTACTCGACGCTACTCTTTGCCTGAAGAGTGTCCTCCAGAAAACGTAGAGTCAAGGCTCTCGTCTGACGGTGTGCTTTCTATCATCGCTACGAGGAAAGTTCCTCTCGCGGTCCAAGGTGAGAGGAAAATCCCAGTGACTCAGACTGGCCCAGTACGCAAGGAAGTGAAAGACCAAGCGAATGGCGACAAAGCCGACCAATAA
- the LOC126377913 gene encoding protein lethal(2)essential for life-like, protein MSLLPYLFDEWPMASIYRPRRLLDQHFGLALSPDDLLTVAAGPLVTREYFRPWRHIAAAAKDLGSSIKVDADKYQINLDVQHFAPEEISVKTADGFIVVEGKHEEKKDEHGYISRQFVRRYALPEGTTPDAVESKLSSDGVLTITAPRKIPEAIKGERKVPIAQTGPVRKEIKDSDTKEIKEAKEEKK, encoded by the coding sequence ATGTCTCTTCTACCGTATTTGTTCGACGAATGGCCAATGGCGTCGATTTACCGTCCGCGTCGGCTTTTGGATCAGCATTTCGGCTTGGCTCTTAGTCCGGACGACTTGCTGACCGTTGCTGCGGGACCACTGGTGACCAGGGAGTACTTCAGACCTTGGAGACACATCGCTGCCGCGGCAAAGGACTTGGGTTCCAGTATTAAAGTTGATGCAGATAAGTACCAAATTAACTTGGATGTTCAACACTTTGCGCCTGAAGAAATCTCTGTTAAAACCGCTGATGGCTTCATAGTTGTAGAAGGCAAGCACGAAGAAAAGAAGGATGAACATGGATACATTTCAAGGCAGTTTGTAAGAAGATACGCACTTCCAGAAGGTACCACGCCCGACGCAGTGGAATCCAAACTTTCTTCCGACGGCGTTTTGACCATCACGGCCCCGAGAAAGATTCCAGAAGCTATCAAAGGAGAACGAAAGGTGCCGATAGCCCAAACTGGCCCCGTTCGCAAGGAAATCAAGGATAGTGACACAAAAGAAATTAAAGAGGCGAAAGAGGAAAAGAAGTAA